The following DNA comes from Brassica oleracea var. oleracea cultivar TO1000 chromosome C5, BOL, whole genome shotgun sequence.
AATATTGGAAATACATTTCTCGCGTCAAAGATATGACCAAAAGACCAACGTTTATTGATACCTATCGAAATGCATGTCTTTCTGTTTTGGTGTAAGATAGGCATGTCTTGAATATATCGTTTACTATATTTAATAAGTGTTCACTTTCAATTTTTTATTAACTAAAATTATTGGTGTTAATAATCCTTAGTTTGATTTAGTTAAATATCGTAAACACCACCATCTTGATAAGTGTTTACTGAATATTTATATTTTTTTTAATAAATGTTGTATGAATGGAATCCAATCAAACAATTAGTAACTAAAAAAATAAGTTGATTTAACCCTCCACACATTTGAATAGATATGTTGGTATTTGGCTTCAACAGCTTAAAGAGAGCATCTATGAGAGACTGATTAGTTTAATTATATTTGTAATGATGAATCATTATTGAGAAAAATATTTGACGAGGAAAGCATATAACCGTTACAAGGAAAAGATACTCAGATACTGATAGTACAATCTAATTATATAAGTGTAAATTATAGTTAGTGTAACTCCAAAATTGTAAAAGCAGCAGCATCAAACAAAACAAGAACACATTGAATCTTGGTTTTACAGCAGCAAACAACACACAAAAGAAGTAGGGACTTTGGTTGAATAAATCCGTCCGTCGCGCCGAATATACTCTGTCGAATAGTCCACGTGTCGTTCTCTGGGTGGGTGAGCAGATCAGCAGAGACGTGGGGGACCCAGCGGATATCTTTTGTGTAAAACATTGGATGGAAGGAGAGATATTAAAAGTTTTTAATCCAACGGCTACGGTTTCTTTTTGTTAGTAGTAGTGGTGGACCCTAATATTTGACCGTTGCTTAGAGTGGGTGGGGTCCATCCCTCAAAGCTAGGGCTTCTTCTCTCTCCATAAAGCTCAATCCTTTCTCCTCTCTTTGATGGAAACCCTGAAAGTTAAAACAATAGAAAGAGGACGAAGCTGAGAGATTCTGAAGAACTCGAATCATCTTATTAAGGTTAAAGTCGATTCCTTTTCGAGCTTTGATTCGGCTGAGCTAGGGTTTTGAGTCTGGTGTTTTTAGGGGTTTAGTAAGAATCCTGTGTTGATTTTCAGATCTCAACAAATCAAGAAGGAGAATTGATTTTGTTATGTTTATTATTATTAAAGATTGTTTATATCTGATTGTAGGCAAAAGATTAAATATGACTGCTGAAGTTAAAAAAGAGGAGAAACAAGTAGAGTCTGAGGTTGTTATTGCCTCAGTGGAGGAAGAGAAAGATGAGGCCAAGCCTAAGGGTGTGGAGAAGATCTCCTCTTTCAAGGAAGAGAGCGATTTCTTCTCTGATTTGAAAGAGTCTGAGAAAAAGGCTCTGAGCGATCTCAAGACAAAGCTTGAGGAAGTTATTATTGAAAACACTCTCTTCAAGAAGAAGAAAGAAAGTCCTGTCAAGGTGGAGAAGAAGAAGAAGGAACCAGAGGCTGCTGCTACCGAAGAAGAAGCCAAAGCTGAGACTAGTGAACCAGCGGTTGTTGCTGAGGACAGCCCCAAGGAAGAAGCCAAGACTGATGCTGATGTGACCCAAGTGGCCAAAGCTGAGACCATTGAGAAGGAAAGCCCTGAAGAAGAAGTAAAGGCTGAGGCTGTTGTTGAGGAGGAAGTGAAAGCTGAGAATGTAGAAGAAGAAGAGAAGAAAACCGAGGCTGTTGTTACAGAAGAAGCCAAAGCTGAGAGTGTGGAGCAGGAGGAAGAAGATGAGAGTGTGGATAACGATATCGAGCTATGGGGAGTGCCACTGCTTCCAAGCAAAGGTGCTGAAGCCACCGATGTAATCCTCTTGAAGTTCTTGAGAGCAAGAGACTTCAAAGTCAACGAAGCCTTTGAGATGCTCAAGAAAACCCTCAAGTGGAGAAAGGAACACAAGATTGATTCAATCCTTGGAGAAGACTTTTGGGAGGATCTCGCCTCTGCAGCTTACATGAACGGTCTTGACCTCGAATCACGCCCTGTCTGTTACAACATCTACAGCGTTTTCGATAACGAGGAGCTTTACCAGAGGATATTTGGGTCAGAGCAGAGCAGAGAGAATCTATTGAGATGGAGGTTTCAGCTGATGGAGAAGGGAATCCAGAAGCTTGTTCTGAAACCAGGAGGTGTTACTTCTCTTCTCCAGATCCATGATCTCAAAAACTGTCCTGGATTGTTTAAAAAAGAGCTCTGGGTCGCAATCAAGAACGCAATAGTAGCTTTGCAGGACAATTACCCGGAACTCGTCTCCAGAAACGTGAGCTCATCAATCATCACTCACTGTCTCTCTGTTACCAAATCTCCTGACTTGTGTAATTGTTTTTATTGTTCTGCAGGTGTTCATAAATGTTCCCTTCTGGTTCTACGCTGGTAGCACTCTCCTGTCTCCATTCTTAACACAACGAACAAAGAGCAAGTTTGTTGTGACTCGTCCCGCTTATGTCACAGAGACTCTTCTCAAGTAAGCAACTAATACTTAAGCCCCCCAATATGATATGGATGTTACTAATCTTTATCATAACATTTATGCATTGTGGCTTGATGAAGGTACATTTCAGCAGATGAGATCCCGGTTCAGTACGGTGGTTTCAAAAGAGATGATGATACCGAATTATTCTCCAACGAAGCTGTATCTGAAGTTGTTGTTAAGCCTGGATCATCTGAAACCATAGAGATCCCAGCTCCTGAGGTAAGAATCTAAAAACCAAACTTCTTTCGTGTTTCAGGAGTTGTAAAAGATCGATCTAATAATGGTGTCTTTGTTTGTTTGATAGTCTGAAGGTACATTGGTTTGGGACATTGTGGTTTTGGGGTGGGAAGTGAGTTACAAGGAAGAGTTTGTGCCAACAAATGAAGGAGCTTACACCATTATTGTGCAAAAGGGGAAGAAGATTGGATCAAACGAAGGACCGTTGAGGAACAGTTTCAAGAACAGTGAGTCTGGTAAGATTGTTCTGACCGTTGACAATGTCTCGAGCAAGAAGAAGAAGAGAGTTCTGTACAGGTACAAGACCAAGACGGAATCCTCTTGCTGAAATAGAGGCTTTTTCAGCAAAAAGCGAGTCTCCGGATATAAAATATTCTTTTGCTACAGTTAAAAGTTTGTGTTGTTATTATTATTTTCGAGTGATACGTCGTAATGTGAGAAAGAGATACCGCCATTGTTTTATTGAAGTTCAATCTTTTGCATCTTGTGTTATGAGATTTATTGAAATCCTCTTGCTGAAATAGAGGCTTTTTCAGCAAATCATCTAAAGCGAGTCTCTGGATATAAAATATTTTTTTGCTACAGTTAAAAATTTGTGTTGTTATTATTATTTTCGAGTGATACGTCGTAATGTGAGAAAGAGATACTGCCATTGTTTTATTGAAATTCAATCTTTTGCATCTTGTGTTATGAGATTTATTGAAATCCTCTTGTTGAAATAGAGGCTTTTTCAGCAAATCATCTAAAGCGAGTCTCTGGATATAAAATATTTTTTTGCTACAGTTAAAAATTTGTGTTGTTATTATTATTTTCGAGTGATACGTCGTAATGTGAGAAAGAGATACTGCCATTGTTTTATTGAAATTCAATCTTTTGCATCTTGTGTTATGAGATTTCTTTCTCTTCTTGTTTCTATTGGATTCATTTGTTTTTGGATTAAATTATGAGAAAATAACTAGAATAGCACTAAAAAAGTTTTTGTCATAAATATAGCCTATAAGAATAAAAGTGTCCAAAATAACATTTAATATTTTATCAAAAGAGATAAATATATACACTTATACCCCAATGGTAAATTAATTTAGACATTAAGGTTTATAGTTAAGGGGTGGGGTTTAGGGTTTAGAGTTTAGGGTTTATAGTTTAGAGTTTAGGGGTGGGGTTTAGGGTTTAGGGTTTAGAGTTAAGGGGGGGGGTTTATGATTTAGGGTTTAGGGTTTAGGATTTAGGGTTTAGGATTTAGGGTTTAGGGTTTAAGGTTTAGGGTTTAGAGTTGGGGAGTTAAGTTTTGGGATAAGATTTCAAATTTTGGAAAATAAATAAAAATTAAATTTTTCAAAAGATAAAATGCTATTTTGGTCATTTTAGTTTTTGAAGGCTATTTTTGTGACATAAACTTAGAAATGTGCTATTTTGGAGATTTGCCTTTAAATTATTGTATTTATAAATAATTATGTTCAAGCGAGAATATGGGCTGATGTTTCAGTAATAAAATGGCCAACTAACTGTAAACTGTCTTCATCCTCGTTTAAGTTATTTGGTTAACTTTAGGTATAACAATAATTCTGATATTTTGGATCATAACATTTGTGTGACACCCGTCACTTTCGAAATAGTAAAAATAATTCAATAAGTACAAATATCTGAAATATCCATATATAAATATTTGAAAGTCAACATCCACGCTTGAATTCCATAATATAAAATAAAATCTGAAACATAAAGTAATAAACCGANNNNNNNNNNNNNNNNNNNNNNNNNNNNNNNNNNNNNNNNNNNNNNNNNNNNNNNNNNNNNNNNNNNNNNNNNNNNNNNNNNNNNNNNNNNNNNNNNNNNNNNNNNNNNNNNNNNNNNNNNNNNNNNNNNNNNNNNNNNNNNNNNNNNNNNNNNNNNNNNNNNNNNNNNNNNNNNNNNNNNNNNNNNNNNNNNNNNNNNNNNNNNNNNNNNNNNNNNNNNNNNNNNNNNNNNNNNNNNAGCACTACAACTATGTAGGCCTAGCTCTAGCATGAAGCAAACACGGTTTCTATTACATCACACAGAANNNNNNNNNNNNNNNNNNNNNNNNNNNNNNNNNNNNNNNNNNNNNNNNNNNNNNNNNNNNNNNNNNNNNNNNNNNNNNNNNNNNNNNNNNNNNNNNNNNNNNNNNNNNNNNNNNNNNNNNNNNNNNNNNNNNNNNNNNNNNNNNNNNNNNNNNNNNNNNNNNNNNNNNNNNNNNNNNNNNNNNNNNNNNNNNNNNNNNNNNNNNNNNNNNNNNNNNNNNNNNNNNNNNNNNNNNNNNNNNNNNNNNNNNNNNNNNNNNNNNNNNNNNNNNNNNNNNNNNNNNNNNNNNNNNNNNNNNNNNNNNNNNNNNNNNNNNNNNNNNNNNNNNNNNNNNNNNNNNNNNNNNNNNNNNNNNNNNNNNNNNNNNNNNNNNNNNNNNNNNNNNNNNNNNNNNNNNNNNNNNNNNNNNNNNNNNNNNNNNNNNNNNNNNNNNNNNNNNNNNNNNNNNNNNNNNNNNNNNNNNNNNNNNNNNNNNNNNNNNNNNNNNNNNNNNNNNNNNNNNNNNNNNNNNNNNNNNNNNNNNNNNNNNNNNNNNNNNNNNNNNNNNNNNNNNNNNNNNNNNNNNNNNNNNNNNNNNNNNNNNNNNNNNNNNNNNNNNNNNNNNNNNNNNNNNNNNNNNNNNNNNNNNNNNNNNNNNNNNNNNNNNNNNNNNNNNNNNNNNNNNNNNNNNNNNNNNNNNNNNNNNNNNNNNNNNNNNNNNNNNNNNNNNNNNNNNNNNNNNNNNNNNNNNNNNNNNNNNNNNNNNNNNNNNNNNNNNNNNNNNNNNNNNNNNNNNNNNNNNNNNNNNNNNNNNNNNNNNNNNNNNNNNNNNNNNNNNNNNNNNNNNNNNNNNNNNNNNNNNNNNNNNNNNNNNNNNNNNNNNNNNNNNNNNNNNNNNNNNNNNNNNNNNNNNNNNNNNNNNNNNNNNNNNNNNNNNNNNNNNNNNNNNNNNNNNNNNNNNNNNNNNNNNNNNNNNNNNNNNNNNNNNNNNNNNNNNNNNNNNNNNNNNNNNNNNNNNNNNNNNNNNNNNNNNNNNNNNNNNNNNNNNNNNNNNNNNNNNNNNNNNNNNNNNNNNNNNNNNNNNNNNNNNNNNNNNNNNNNNNNNNNNNNNNNNNNNNNNNNNNNNNNNNNNNNNNNNNNNNNNNNNNNNNNNNNNNNTGGTTGGTGTCTACGGCTTCGTCTTGACGAGAGGAACACGATGATGGTCTTGGATGCACGAGATTCGCAACGGTTAGAGAGTTATCGGCGAATTACTAAACGGACGAAACTAAGCTTAACTGCCATGGCGGTTTCCGGCGATTCTAAGCTGCAGCGAACGGTGGTGACGAGCTCACACGGCACACGGTTGCTCCGGCGACGAGCTCAGGTGAGCTTTCTCCCTTCCTCTTCTCTCTCTCTCTCTCTCTCTCTCTCTCTCTCTTTTAAAGAAAGGCAAAATGGCCTTTGGGGATAGTTTGGGTCTAATTTTTGGGGTCATTACATTTAGGGTCATTACAATTTGGTTGTCCAGAGA
Coding sequences within:
- the LOC106295589 gene encoding patellin-4 — its product is MTAEVKKEEKQVESEVVIASVEEEKDEAKPKGVEKISSFKEESDFFSDLKESEKKALSDLKTKLEEVIIENTLFKKKKESPVKVEKKKKEPEAAATEEEAKAETSEPAVVAEDSPKEEAKTDADVTQVAKAETIEKESPEEEVKAEAVVEEEVKAENVEEEEKKTEAVVTEEAKAESVEQEEEDESVDNDIELWGVPLLPSKGAEATDVILLKFLRARDFKVNEAFEMLKKTLKWRKEHKIDSILGEDFWEDLASAAYMNGLDLESRPVCYNIYSVFDNEELYQRIFGSEQSRENLLRWRFQLMEKGIQKLVLKPGGVTSLLQIHDLKNCPGLFKKELWVAIKNAIVALQDNYPELVSRNVFINVPFWFYAGSTLLSPFLTQRTKSKFVVTRPAYVTETLLKYISADEIPVQYGGFKRDDDTELFSNEAVSEVVVKPGSSETIEIPAPESEGTLVWDIVVLGWEVSYKEEFVPTNEGAYTIIVQKGKKIGSNEGPLRNSFKNSESGKIVLTVDNVSSKKKKRVLYRYKTKTESSC